One Rhizoctonia solani chromosome 1, complete sequence DNA window includes the following coding sequences:
- a CDS encoding ricin-type beta-trefoil lectin domain protein, whose product MGQDISHSQYPPDETLQPGTYRISNAVTGTAVQVSDDDSTKIVTWQQHDRENQQWFLQRSGHGYRLRNRRHNAYLAVSNTDNHALVLKPILGVTTSFDSGISVQLADMNRVLDLHWGSGHNGNEIHIWNLDGGNMPHRIWRVERIGDDFGEETTDSRQEHELSQLRGELSKAKQELSDLHSLLYQRDETIRQLQQDLKAKEEALKHARKTDEESTQLRHQHSILESKFQQQQTETASLQAKMDRVEYLMSQMMNKPSGDPGAGNKWQTHSYSLRGTGSFKYWDFEYLEDDTKRMTLEQFGTNAKEEEYKQEVAYLQKELKCASKQVIACGTEL is encoded by the exons ATGGGGCAAGATATATCTCATTCGCAATACCCACCCGACGAAACCTTGCAACCTGGGACATATCGTATTTCTAACGCGGTTACCGGAACCGCCGTTCAAGTCTCTGATGATGATTCCACTAAGATTGTTACATGGCAGCAGCACGATAGAGAAAACCAACAG TGGTTCTTACAACGATCGGGTCATGGGTATCGACTCCGAAATCGGCGTCATAATGCCTATTTAGCTGTGTCTAACACAGACAACCATGCTCTAGT ATTAAAGCCGATTCTAGGTGTCACCACATCCTTTGACTCGGGCATTAGCGTCCAACTTGCAGATATGAATCGAGTCCTTGATCTCCACTGGGGTTCAGGTCACAATGGAAATGAG ATCCACATCTGGAACCTGGACGGAGGCAACATGCCTCACAGAATTTGGAGGGTAGAGCGTATAGG TGACGATTTCGGAGAAGAAACGACAGATTCTCGACAGGAACA TGAATTATCACAGCTGAGGGGCGAATTATCCAAAGCAAAACAGGAGCTCTCGGATCTGCACAGCTTGCTTTATCAGCGCGATGAGACTATACGTCAACTTCAGCAGGATTTGAAGGCTAAGGAAGAGGCGCTCAAGCATGCTCGCAAAACAGACGAAGAATCCACCCAATTGCGTCATCAGCATAGTATCTTGGAGTCCAAATTTCAACAACAGCAAACGGAGACCGCGAGCCTTCAAGCAAAGATGGACCGGGTCGAGTACCTTATGTCACAA ATGATGAATAAACCTAGTGGGGACCCTGGAGCTGGG AACAAGTGGCAAACAC ATTCATATTCCCTACGGGGTACTGGCAGCTTCAAGTATTGGGATTTCGAGTATCTAGA GGACGATACCAAGCGCATGACATTGGAGCAGTTTGGAACAAATGCgaaggaagaagagtacaaacaGGAAGTTGCTTACCTACAGAAAGAGCTCAAGTGCGCCAGCAAGCAAGTGATTGCGTGTGGAACTGAGCTctaa
- a CDS encoding SVP1-like protein 2 yields the protein MYPEGFAVYKTWPLTLLRKRDVPDDAGTLAFVQPMHASSLLFLVGGGRAPLYPANKVILWDSVTQREVAELEFKERVCGLVTRRNWLVVALKRRVVAFEINSNIERRGEWETAENERGLMAIATAPDSTMLAIPGRQPGHVQLIHLPPCPHPPPPSPPPNTTPKPKAPQPRSGPDIPPPLATQPGAIIVAHESKLAALSLTASGRLLATASHRGTLVRVWDTRSRAKIRELRRGTDRADIYGVAFRGDEQEVCVWSDKGTVHVFKLAKQGEEIGAKNRTSKLSALKDYVRLPKIFASEWSYAQYRLPAQAPSSNLAALSSQVIDPTAERVDEERCTVAWIEVPIEGHPPVSPSKTNRPPKSTSISTNPTPTMPVGSERPMDYQLVALTYSGGWYRLSLPPVAGTTSQSETRPATPSVGRPGGSVLSSSPNNNSASGAVGRGREGADGTEVKEKQSRQCILEEFRRFGRWDGWG from the exons ATGTACCCAGAAGGATTTGCAGTCTATAAGACTTGGCCACTCACACTTTTACGGAAGCGAG ATGTCCCAGACGATGCCGGAACACTTGCGTTTGTACAGCCCATGCATGCGTCGTCGTTGTTGTTTCTGGTCGGCGGAGGGCGTGCTCCACTTTATCCAGCTAATAAGGTTATCTTGTGGGACTCCGTCACTCAGCgtgaggttgcggaactcgAGTTCAAGGAGCGAGTCTGTGGCCTGGTCACTCGACGGAACTGGCTGGTAGTTGCACTCAAGCGTAGGGTAGTTGCATTTGAGATCAACTCTAATATAGAGCGTCGTGGAGAATGGGAGACCGCCGAGAACGAGCGCG GTCTGATGGCAATCGCCACAGCTCCAGATTCAACCATGCTTGCAATTCCCGGTAGACAGCCTGGTCATGTTCAGTTGATCCATTTACCTCCTTGTCCTCACCCGCCACCACCCAGTCCACCACCAAACACTACACCGAAGCCCAAAGCCCCTCAGCCTCGATCTGGACCCGATATACCACCACCTCTTGCAACGCAGCCGGGAGCGATCATCGTAGCCCATGAGAGCAAGCTCGCAGCACTTTCATTAACCGCCTCTGGTCGACTTCTCGCTACCGCATCACACCGTGGTACTTTGGTCCGAGTATGGGACACACGCAGTCGTGCAAAGATACGAGAGTTACGCCGTGGGACGGATCGTGCCGACATATACGGTGTAGCGTTTAGGGGAGACGAGCAAGAAGTATGTGTTTGGAGTGATAAGGGCACAGTCCATGTATTCAAACTTGCGAAGCAAGGAGAGGAGATTGGCGCAAA GAATCGAACGTCTAAGCTCTCAGCACTCAAGGACTATGTACGACTGCCCAAGATCTTTGCATCGGAATGGTCTTACGCTCAATATCGTCTACCAGCGCAGGCTCCGTCGAGTAACCTGGCCGCTCTGAGCAGCCAGGTTATTGACCCTACCGCTGAAAGGGTCGACGAGGAACGATGCACTGTGGCTTGGATTGAAGTACCTATTGAAGGCCATCCACCCGTTTCTCCCTCGAAGACTAATAGACCACCCAAGTCCACATCGATTTCTACGAATCCAACCCCCACTATGCCTGTTGGATCTGAACGTCCCATGGACTATCAGCTCGTGGCTCTCACATATTCTGGAGGATGGTATCGATTGTCTTTACCCCCAGTCGCCGGGACAACGTCACAATCTGAAACTAGGCCAGCCACACCTTCAGTTGGAAGACCGGGCGGATCGGTGTTATCTAGCTCGCCCAACAATAACTCTGCATCAGGTGCCGTTGGTCGAGGCAGAGAAGGCGCTGATGGAACTGAAGTGAAGGAGAAGCAAAGCCGGCAGTGTATATTGGAAGAATTTAGACGATTTGGGAGGTGGGATGGCTGGGGCTGA
- a CDS encoding cytochrome b5 gives MSAKITLDQLKEHTKKDSFYALIHGKVYDVTKFLDEHPGGDEVIMAEGGKDATEAFEDVGHSDEARDILKGLYVADFEGGPVSAPKITPSPSGKSSSSDLEALPISFLSLPWAHTWAGDSICLIRYGIEMRSEFETKTQRQKRLCLGHPSSPLDNKESQSSAEKAPSASHLTASQGQTLSFSLDDAFDDKSAPTTPSFFSANKFPSGSTFGGAINGSDAPADDGFGEFDDFAAPVSGQVTDDDFGEFGDFGDGGDGGGFGEVVGDGFGNDGFGTASLETPAHWQPLTVDPLPPPNELSELVQELMGPCWASLRPDDLMSDEPERQVEGLARILVTSER, from the exons ATGTCCGCCAAGATCACTCTCGACCAGCTCAAAGAGCACACCAAGAAGGACAGCTTCTATGCTCTTATCCACGGCAAAG TCTACGACGTGACCAAGTTTTTGGACGAG CATCCCGGAGGAGACGAGGTTATCATGGCCGAGGGCG GCAAGGACGCAACCGAGGCGTTTGAAGATGTCGGACACTCTGATGAGGCCCGTGATATCCTCAAGGGGCTCTACGTTGCCGATTTCGAGGGTGGCCCA GTTTCTGCTCCTAAAATCACCCCATCTCCCAGCGGCAAGTCCTCTTCGTCCGATCTGGAAG CTTTGCCTATTTCATTCCTCTCGCTGCCTTGGGCGCATACCTGGGCTGGAGATTCTATCTGTCTAATTAGAT ATGGTATTGAGATGCGCTCCGAGTTTGAAACAAAAACCCAACGACAAAAAAGA CTCTGTTTGGGCCACCCCAGTAGTCCCTTGGACAACAAAGAATCACAGAGCTCTGCAGAAAAAGCACCTTCAGCTTCACATCTCACAGCATCGCAAGGCCAGACATTATCATTCAGCTTGGATGATGCATTCGATGATAAATCAGCACCTACAACTCCGAGTTTCTTCTCTGCCAATAAGTTCCCTTCTGGTAGTACCTTTGGGGGTGCTATCAATGGTTCGGACGCACCAGCAGATGATGGGTTCGGGGAATTTGATGATTTTGCGGCCCCGGTATCCGGCCAGGTTACAGATGACGACTTTGGTGAATTTGGCGATTTTGGAGATGGTGGAGATGGGGGTGGGTTCGGAGAAGTAGTTGGAGATGGTTTCGGAAACGATGGATTTGGAACTGCCTCTCTGGAAACACCTGCGCATTGGCAACCATTGACAGTTGACCCACTACCTCCGCCCAACGAACTTTCAGAGCTGGTGCAAGAGCTTATGGGTCCTTGTTGGGCGTCTTTGAGGCCTGATGATCTCATGTCTGATGAACCGGAGAGACAGGTAGAAGGACTTGCGCGAATCCTGGTGACATCTGAAAGGTAG